One genomic region from Nymphaea colorata isolate Beijing-Zhang1983 chromosome 12, ASM883128v2, whole genome shotgun sequence encodes:
- the LOC116265857 gene encoding probable polyamine transporter At1g31830, which translates to MEKYLGKDFDETFGEVPKLQTYRKITLLPLVFLIYYEVSGGPFGIEDSVRAGGPLLALLGILVFPIVWSIPEALVTAELGTMFPENGGHVVWVSSALGPFWGFQEGWMKWLSGVIDNALYPVLFLDYLKSEVPFLGEGLPRMLAVLLLTVALTYMTYRGLNIVGWTAIVVGVLSIVPFVVMGILAIPKIKSNRWLMVDISDVDWELYLNTLFWNLNYWGSISTLAGEVKDAKRTLPKALFYALILVIFGYFIPLLTGIGAVLHDRESWTDGYFSDIAMMLGGAWLWWWIQGASALSNMGMFIAEMSSNSFQLLGMAERGMLPEVFSRRSFHGTPTVGILFSVSGIVFLSWLSFQEIIAAENYLYCFGMILEFVAFMSLRVEYPTATRPYKIPVGTVGAVLLCIAPTALIFVVLAIAPLKVIAVSVFAVLFGFVLYPYLEYMNRKKVLKFSVATDFFDLHAMDNEGAESNIERTGLLSVHGRR; encoded by the coding sequence ATGGAGAAATACCTTGGCAAGGACTTCGATGAGACGTTTGGGGAGGTGCCTAAACTGCAAACCTATCGGAAAATCACTCTTCTACCTCTTGTTTTCCTCATCTACTATGAAGTGTCTGGTGGCCCTTTTGGTATAGAGGACAGTGTTAGGGCTGGTGGCCCTCTTTTAGCACTCCTGGGGATTCTGGTCTTCCCCATCGTATGGAGCATCCCAGAAGCCTTAGTTACTGCAGAATTGGGCACAATGTTTCCTGAAAATGGAGGTCATGTTGTTTGGGTTTCATCAGCCTTGGGGCCATTTTGGGGATTCCAAGAGGGGTGGATGAAATGGCTTAGTGGGGTCATAGACAATGCCTTGTACCCTGTTCTCTTTTTGGACTATTTGAAATCGGAGGTTCCCTTTCTAGGGGAAGGATTACCAAGGATGTTGGCTGTGTTGCTATTAACTGTAGCTCTTACATATATGACCTATAGAGGATTGAACATAGTTGGATGGACTGCCATAGTAGTGGGTGTTCTGTCTATTGTTCCGTTTGTTGTAATGGGAATTCTGGCCATACCAAAGATTAAATCTAACAGATGGTTAATGGTTGATATAAGTGATGTGGACTGGGAGCTATATCTAAACACACTATTTTGGAATCTCAACTATTGGGGTTCAATTAGCACTCTTGCAGGAGAAGTGAAAGATGCAAAGAGGACTCTCCCAAAAGCTCTTTTTTATGCACTTATACTGGTCATTTTTGGATACTTTATACCACTCTTGACTGGAATTGGAGCTGTTCTCCATGACAGGGAATCTTGGACAGACGGGTACTTTTCTGATATTGCAATGATGCTTGGTGGGGCTTGGTTGTGGTGGTGGATTCAGGGTGCATCTGCACTATCCAACATGGGCATGTTCATTGCTGAAATGAGTAGTAACTCGTTTCAGCTTCTTGGGATGGCAGAGAGGGGGATGCTTCCTGAAGTATTCAGCAGAAGGTCATTTCATGGTACTCCTACGGTGGGAATTCTTTTCTCTGTTTCTGgcattgttttcctttcttggtTGAGCTTTCAAGAGATCATTGCTGCTGAGAATTATCTTTATTGTTTCGGAATGATCCTGGAATTTGTGGCATTCATGAGCCTTAGGGTGGAGTATCCGACAGCAACTCGGCCATATAAAATACCAGTTGGGACTGTTGGTGCTGTGTTATTATGTATTGCTCCAACAGCTTTAATTTTTGTGGTTCTGGCAATTGCTCCCCTTAAGGTCATTGCTGTAAGTGTTTTCGCTGTGCTCTTTGGTTTTGTACTCTATCCGTATCTTGAGTACATGAACAGGAAGAAAGTGCTAAAGTTCTCCGTGGCCACTGATTTCTTTGATCTCCATGCGATGGATAACGAAGGTGCTGAATCAAATATAGAACGAACTGGCCTTCTCTCTGTTCATGGGAGGCGATGA